Proteins co-encoded in one Kitasatospora acidiphila genomic window:
- a CDS encoding ParB/RepB/Spo0J family partition protein translates to MSSRVADRLGAGSFGAARPPRSERGRAKAVTEGTIPAYDLVRLPLATVAPCPVNPRRNFGTDEDKNTLGTSLAARQTTACVAVTRAAYLKLWPDHDQILDPAGAEYVLLNGERRYRSALHVGLDTLDFVVRDDLAGSPEDFLDNLLLENEDRTDFDIIERAQGIKQLLEACAGNAAEVARRRGKDRSWVGNQVALLTLPGAIQERLVSGQLAERWARRLARALKDDPSLGTDDLLALADQLQEEERARRDEDRKLRALAKAGVLSADNTPAAPAAQAQSPADGVPDSHGTPAVTEQRTPAVSEAAQARLLSADNNRGSAAPTAPPESRGDAGSIRTSTEEPAELPTPRVPAVEPQRIAPDTPDWRDPNGVAGWICKFLSPVEAKAVAEAVLAKVAEAEAVLLKVPDAEQRASATPAG, encoded by the coding sequence ATGAGCAGCCGCGTAGCCGACCGACTTGGAGCCGGGAGCTTCGGCGCGGCCCGGCCCCCGCGTAGCGAGCGTGGCCGGGCAAAGGCCGTCACCGAAGGCACCATTCCCGCATACGATCTTGTGCGCCTGCCCCTGGCCACGGTCGCGCCGTGCCCGGTGAACCCCCGCCGGAACTTCGGCACCGACGAGGACAAGAACACCCTCGGCACCAGCCTTGCCGCCCGCCAGACCACCGCGTGCGTCGCCGTCACCCGGGCCGCCTACCTCAAGCTGTGGCCCGACCACGACCAGATCCTCGACCCCGCCGGCGCCGAGTACGTCCTCCTAAACGGTGAGCGCCGCTACCGCTCGGCACTCCACGTCGGCCTGGACACGCTCGACTTCGTCGTCCGCGACGATCTGGCGGGCAGCCCGGAAGACTTCCTCGACAACCTCCTCCTGGAGAACGAGGACCGCACCGACTTCGACATCATCGAGCGAGCCCAAGGCATCAAGCAGCTCCTCGAAGCCTGCGCGGGCAACGCCGCCGAAGTCGCCCGCCGCCGCGGAAAGGACCGCTCCTGGGTCGGCAACCAGGTGGCCCTCCTCACCCTCCCCGGCGCCATCCAGGAACGACTCGTCAGCGGCCAGCTTGCCGAGCGGTGGGCCCGGCGCCTCGCCCGTGCCCTCAAGGACGACCCGAGCCTTGGCACCGACGACCTCCTCGCCCTGGCCGACCAGCTCCAGGAAGAGGAGCGCGCCCGCCGCGACGAGGACCGCAAGCTGCGTGCTCTCGCGAAGGCTGGTGTGTTGTCCGCGGACAACACACCAGCCGCCCCAGCAGCTCAGGCCCAGAGCCCAGCTGATGGTGTGCCGGACAGCCATGGCACTCCAGCAGTAACCGAGCAGCGGACACCCGCGGTCAGCGAGGCGGCACAGGCCCGGTTGTTGTCCGCGGACAACAACCGGGGGAGTGCGGCCCCGACAGCTCCTCCCGAGAGTCGAGGTGATGCGGGCAGCATCCGGACTTCCACGGAAGAGCCTGCTGAGTTGCCGACACCTCGTGTCCCGGCCGTAGAGCCACAGCGGATCGCACCGGACACCCCTGACTGGCGAGACCCGAATGGCGTTGCCGGCTGGATCTGCAAGTTCCTGTCGCCTGTGGAAGCCAAGGCTGTGGCCGAGGCTGTTCTGGCCAAGGTTGCCGAGGCTGAGGCTGTACTGCTCAAGGTCCCCGATGCTGAGCAGCGTGCAAGCGCGACACCTGCGGGCTGA
- a CDS encoding DUF4193 domain-containing protein, whose translation MATDYDAPRNTGDDSNDDSIEELKSRRDDKTGSAVDVDTEAVEGIELPGADLSGEELTVRVVPLQQDEFTCATCFLVHHRSQLAGEDKKGQPKCRDCASTL comes from the coding sequence TTGGCAACCGACTACGACGCTCCGCGCAACACCGGCGACGACTCCAACGACGACAGCATCGAAGAACTGAAGAGCCGGCGCGACGACAAGACAGGCTCTGCGGTCGACGTCGATACCGAAGCCGTCGAAGGCATCGAGCTTCCTGGCGCTGACCTGTCGGGTGAAGAACTCACCGTGCGGGTCGTGCCGCTCCAACAGGACGAGTTCACTTGTGCGACCTGCTTCCTGGTCCACCACCGCAGCCAGCTCGCCGGGGAGGACAAGAAGGGGCAGCCCAAATGCCGCGACTGCGCCTCCACGCTCTGA